A single region of the Chryseobacterium sp. 6424 genome encodes:
- a CDS encoding glycosyltransferase, with translation MPPLVTISIPVFRCEDFILKCLESVRTQTYKNIEVSLINDQTPDDSVRIAKDFIQKHQLQNWQISHLDQNSGLSVVRNKGIETATGKYLFFLDSDDYLKPNCIELLVDIAEKTEAEMTVAQLECQQLQTGQRSICIPLTSPHEIIEGNVAVMTAFARGELVTYAVNKLILTDFIRQNEIWFVPGLYAQDELWTFHMMLKLKKIAITKELTYTYVLHEKSVIHNRNRRHFDNWATIIGHFATELKTVKDNEIRNLIRAHIVNYKTMTLVMNWKAKQDSDEWLYSFKLYQKYPNLRFTDYFSGSFSASVKKKSLKLMLPPQIAVRLFRWMYYR, from the coding sequence ATGCCTCCATTAGTCACCATTTCGATTCCGGTTTTCCGTTGTGAAGATTTTATTTTAAAATGTCTGGAATCTGTGCGGACGCAAACTTATAAAAATATTGAAGTTTCGCTGATCAATGACCAAACGCCTGATGACAGCGTGCGTATTGCAAAAGATTTTATTCAAAAACACCAACTGCAAAACTGGCAGATCTCTCATTTAGACCAGAATTCCGGACTGTCAGTAGTTCGCAACAAAGGAATTGAAACTGCGACCGGTAAATACCTTTTTTTTCTGGACAGTGACGACTACCTAAAACCCAACTGCATCGAACTTCTGGTAGATATCGCGGAGAAAACCGAGGCTGAAATGACGGTTGCACAGCTGGAATGTCAGCAGCTGCAGACCGGCCAAAGATCTATCTGTATACCACTTACGTCTCCGCACGAAATAATCGAAGGAAATGTGGCGGTAATGACGGCATTTGCGCGCGGCGAACTGGTGACCTATGCTGTTAACAAACTGATTTTGACGGATTTTATACGCCAGAACGAAATTTGGTTTGTGCCGGGTCTTTATGCGCAGGACGAACTCTGGACGTTTCATATGATGCTGAAACTTAAGAAAATTGCGATCACCAAAGAGCTGACATACACTTATGTTTTGCACGAAAAATCGGTAATTCACAACAGAAACCGTCGGCATTTCGATAACTGGGCTACGATTATCGGCCATTTCGCCACTGAACTAAAAACCGTTAAAGATAACGAAATCCGGAATCTAATCCGCGCCCATATCGTGAACTATAAAACGATGACTCTGGTGATGAACTGGAAGGCGAAACAGGACTCCGATGAGTGGCTTTACAGCTTTAAACTTTACCAAAAGTATCCAAATCTGCGTTTTACCGATTATTTCAGTGGCAGTTTCAGTGCTTCCGTGAAAAAAAAGTCGCTAAAGCTGATGCTACCGCCACAGATCGCCGTACGGCTTTTCCGGTGGATGTATTACCGCTGA
- a CDS encoding acyltransferase, translated as MAKSLFAKTASKIYEILHSLLSFAQRQQFLANAQSRVHRSFRLGKHNRITVDAKAVIEIAENVSINEYNFITVKPGASLIIGKDTYITRATISCLDRIEIGENCILGEGLKIFDHNHKYTSEPFSVSKTEFNTAPIKIGNNVWTGANCIILKGVTIGDNVILGAGCVVRKDVPSNTKLFTTQIM; from the coding sequence ATGGCAAAATCTTTATTTGCAAAAACGGCTTCGAAAATTTACGAAATTCTGCACAGCCTGCTGTCGTTCGCGCAGCGTCAACAGTTTTTGGCCAACGCGCAAAGCCGCGTACACAGAAGTTTCCGGCTGGGCAAACACAACCGGATTACGGTGGATGCAAAAGCTGTTATCGAAATCGCAGAAAATGTCAGTATTAACGAATATAATTTCATCACCGTTAAACCCGGTGCCTCTTTGATCATAGGCAAAGACACCTATATTACGCGGGCGACGATTTCGTGCCTCGACCGCATCGAAATCGGCGAAAACTGCATCCTCGGCGAAGGTCTGAAGATTTTTGATCATAATCACAAATACACTTCTGAACCGTTTTCAGTTTCTAAAACCGAATTCAATACCGCGCCGATTAAAATCGGGAATAATGTGTGGACCGGCGCCAACTGCATCATCCTGAAAGGCGTTACGATTGGTGATAATGTGATTTTGGGCGCGGGTTGCGTGGTTAGAAAAGATGTACCCTCAAACACAAAACTTTTTACAACTCAAATTATGTAA
- a CDS encoding glycosyltransferase family 2 protein, which translates to MELKPLITIIVPIYNTEQFLNHCIESIYLQTYKNWECLLIDDCSTDNSAKIAKEWCNTDARFKLLSTGTNSGVSRARNLAIRNANGDFVNFIDSDDWVGPTFLQDYLYHTPSKYKLVVQDLIKKFPNHIEERTQGYRNETFNLPLELQKVITDYKKTQGYVSNKLFNLLLIREKKLYFTDGVTNEDEIFFHNYLINVKEIVFLQTASYFYRQLPSSLSKRPQSEQFIRYLYHKKTFLDFIIKSDTVEKEYAIDYKNQKLSAILLHCLQLLWQSDENLNTKRILRKIYIIMRQNKLLQISFPKASSKNKILLILLKFKIFKTASLFLTLKKSL; encoded by the coding sequence ATGGAACTAAAACCGTTAATTACGATTATTGTACCCATCTATAATACCGAACAGTTCCTGAACCACTGTATCGAATCTATATACCTACAAACTTATAAAAACTGGGAGTGCCTTCTGATTGATGATTGCAGTACAGACAATTCTGCAAAAATTGCAAAAGAATGGTGCAATACAGACGCACGCTTTAAACTTTTAAGTACCGGCACTAATTCTGGTGTAAGCCGGGCACGGAATTTAGCCATCCGTAACGCAAATGGTGATTTCGTAAATTTTATAGATAGTGATGATTGGGTAGGGCCTACATTTTTGCAGGATTATCTGTATCATACACCATCAAAGTATAAGCTGGTAGTTCAGGACTTAATTAAAAAATTTCCGAATCATATCGAAGAACGGACACAAGGTTATCGTAACGAAACTTTTAATTTACCCCTAGAGTTACAGAAAGTTATTACAGATTACAAAAAAACACAGGGCTATGTATCTAATAAACTTTTTAATCTGCTACTAATCCGCGAAAAAAAACTATACTTTACCGACGGTGTCACTAATGAGGATGAAATATTTTTCCATAATTACCTTATAAATGTTAAAGAAATCGTTTTTCTGCAAACCGCCTCTTATTTTTACAGACAATTACCCAGTTCACTAAGTAAAAGACCTCAGAGCGAACAATTCATCAGGTATCTTTATCATAAAAAAACATTTCTTGATTTTATAATTAAATCTGATACTGTAGAAAAAGAATATGCTATAGATTACAAAAACCAGAAACTATCTGCCATACTTTTACATTGCCTTCAATTGTTGTGGCAAAGCGATGAAAATTTAAACACGAAACGCATTTTGAGAAAGATATATATCATTATGAGACAGAATAAACTGCTGCAAATCTCATTTCCAAAAGCTTCATCAAAAAATAAAATATTGCTTATCTTACTGAAGTTTAAAATTTTTAAAACCGCTAGCCTTTTTCTAACACTGAAAAAAAGTTTATGA
- a CDS encoding glycosyltransferase: MLLKVKPPLISVVMSVYNAEKFLHEAVESILQQTYPYFEFIIIEDASTDGTLRILEEYESADKRIILIKNSQNRGAAGFIKNLNRGLEQATGDFIARMDADDISALDRFEKQVNYLSENPDIFMVGSDLDVIDENGMSFKKLTAPQSDAEIRQNMLKNISLFHPVLMWRNDKKTFYREKMIGCEDYDLYFRLMAEGHKFGNIKEPLLKYRILDSSISRKSEKLVRWIFVEKARAFYLERKRTGEDSYDTFEPDVFLNILDPQAKQTAENLLFAAKTAVKYQDREGLAIILKKAERDFPNDKRFTQFLFHQKLPAKLSSFLFKISSNKAL, translated from the coding sequence ATGTTGCTTAAGGTAAAACCACCCTTAATTAGCGTGGTGATGTCCGTTTACAACGCCGAAAAATTCCTTCACGAAGCAGTGGAATCCATTCTGCAGCAGACTTATCCGTATTTTGAGTTTATCATAATCGAGGATGCTTCCACCGACGGTACTTTAAGAATTCTGGAGGAGTACGAAAGCGCAGACAAACGGATAATTTTAATTAAAAATAGCCAGAACCGTGGCGCGGCTGGTTTCATTAAAAATTTAAACCGCGGTTTAGAGCAGGCAACAGGCGATTTTATCGCGCGGATGGATGCAGACGATATTTCGGCACTCGACCGTTTCGAAAAACAGGTGAACTATTTATCCGAAAACCCGGATATCTTCATGGTCGGAAGTGATTTGGATGTCATCGATGAGAACGGAATGTCCTTTAAAAAACTGACAGCTCCGCAAAGCGATGCGGAAATCAGGCAAAATATGCTGAAAAACATTTCGCTTTTTCACCCCGTGCTGATGTGGCGGAACGATAAAAAGACCTTCTACCGCGAAAAAATGATCGGTTGCGAAGACTACGACCTCTACTTTAGGCTGATGGCTGAAGGGCATAAATTCGGGAATATCAAAGAGCCGCTTTTGAAATACCGAATTTTAGACTCGTCAATTTCCCGAAAGTCAGAGAAACTGGTACGCTGGATTTTTGTAGAAAAAGCGCGTGCATTTTATCTTGAACGAAAACGGACGGGTGAGGATTCGTATGACACTTTTGAACCTGATGTATTTTTAAATATTTTAGATCCGCAAGCTAAGCAAACTGCGGAAAATCTGTTGTTTGCCGCTAAAACTGCGGTGAAATATCAGGATCGCGAGGGTTTAGCTATTATTTTAAAGAAAGCCGAACGCGACTTCCCGAATGACAAAAGATTCACCCAGTTTCTTTTTCATCAAAAACTGCCGGCAAAATTATCTTCGTTCCTATTCAAAATTTCATCTAATAAAGCACTGTAA
- a CDS encoding glycosyltransferase, with protein MASRKIKVLFRHRSMEMGGVEKVLLSLLNNLDRKKFDFTVLLSLDQGELRNEIPAHVKKISIARGKEDFSKNPFVFKAQLVLRRLKLEFLKRFPQLTDRFLLKDKFDVEIAMDWRDFGKVLNSSNKKSRKIAWFHSEINEKKIAVLVPQIIRQFPQFDHIVYCSDNIKKLMHREHPGLQYPPESVIINAVAIEEIKQKAAGPRPEMPSAPVFIAVGRLHTRKGFHKLMEAHARLISEGFKHSVMIIGDGEERANLLQQQKKLGVERTFLLAGNKMNPYPYISSANFFILPSESEAWPLVIAEALILQKPIIATDTGDVGLMIENRKTGLLINCNTEEIYRAMKEFLTDENLVLNIKQNLLAIENQFDNQDIFNAVEQVLINLTDKK; from the coding sequence ATGGCTTCAAGAAAAATAAAAGTCCTTTTTCGGCACCGCTCTATGGAAATGGGCGGTGTAGAGAAAGTGTTGCTGAGTTTGTTGAATAATCTGGATCGGAAAAAGTTCGATTTCACGGTACTTTTAAGTCTTGATCAGGGCGAATTGCGCAACGAAATTCCGGCACACGTGAAGAAGATTTCCATTGCTCGCGGAAAGGAAGATTTCAGCAAAAATCCTTTTGTCTTTAAAGCGCAACTCGTGCTGCGCCGCCTGAAACTTGAATTTTTAAAAAGATTCCCGCAACTTACCGACCGCTTCCTGCTCAAAGACAAATTTGATGTCGAAATCGCGATGGATTGGCGGGATTTCGGCAAAGTTTTGAATTCTTCCAACAAAAAATCGAGAAAAATCGCGTGGTTTCATTCGGAAATTAACGAAAAGAAAATCGCCGTGCTGGTACCACAGATTATCAGGCAGTTTCCGCAGTTTGACCACATCGTGTACTGTTCAGATAATATTAAAAAGTTGATGCACCGTGAACATCCGGGCCTTCAGTACCCGCCGGAAAGCGTGATAATCAACGCCGTTGCCATTGAAGAAATAAAGCAGAAAGCCGCCGGGCCGCGTCCGGAAATGCCTTCGGCACCGGTTTTCATAGCTGTCGGTCGCCTGCACACGCGCAAAGGTTTCCATAAATTGATGGAGGCGCATGCCAGGTTGATTTCCGAGGGTTTTAAACATTCGGTGATGATAATCGGCGATGGTGAAGAACGCGCGAACCTCCTCCAACAGCAGAAAAAACTCGGCGTAGAAAGAACTTTTTTGCTGGCGGGCAACAAAATGAACCCGTATCCCTACATCAGCAGCGCGAATTTCTTTATTTTACCTTCGGAATCTGAGGCGTGGCCGCTCGTTATCGCGGAGGCGCTCATTCTGCAAAAACCGATCATCGCGACCGATACCGGTGATGTGGGTTTGATGATTGAAAACCGAAAAACCGGCCTGCTTATCAACTGTAACACCGAGGAAATCTACCGCGCGATGAAGGAATTCTTAACGGACGAGAATTTAGTTTTAAATATTAAGCAAAACCTCTTAGCCATTGAAAACCAATTTGATAACCAAGATATTTTTAATGCTGTCGAACAGGTTTTGATCAATCTAACGGATAAAAAATGA
- a CDS encoding acyltransferase, which produces MIFSYRIILKINTLWRSLYNRAYIEVCKARGLKVGKEVIFVEAPKFGSEPYLIEIGDRSKITANCTFINHDGAMYVIRSMEKYADARNFGRIKIGKNCFIGNNCTILPGVEMGDNCILGAGSVLSSSMPPNSVYAGVPARFICTVEEYGDKSLANNTLYPRALEAHRPSLDAYIKENLPYTYKSVK; this is translated from the coding sequence ATGATATTTTCATACAGAATCATCCTTAAAATCAATACGCTGTGGCGCAGCCTTTACAACCGAGCTTACATTGAAGTCTGCAAGGCGCGCGGCCTGAAAGTAGGAAAGGAAGTTATTTTTGTGGAAGCCCCAAAATTCGGGTCGGAACCTTACCTAATTGAAATCGGTGACCGGTCGAAAATTACCGCCAACTGCACCTTCATCAACCACGATGGCGCGATGTACGTCATCCGTTCGATGGAGAAATATGCGGATGCACGAAATTTCGGCCGTATAAAAATCGGTAAAAACTGCTTTATCGGCAACAACTGCACGATCTTGCCCGGCGTGGAAATGGGCGACAACTGCATTCTGGGCGCAGGTTCTGTCTTAAGTTCTTCGATGCCACCAAATTCTGTTTACGCGGGTGTTCCGGCCAGATTTATCTGCACGGTTGAGGAATATGGCGATAAATCTTTAGCGAACAACACGCTTTATCCAAGGGCGCTTGAAGCCCACCGCCCATCACTGGACGCATATATCAAAGAAAATTTACCTTACACGTATAAATCCGTAAAATAA
- a CDS encoding glycosyltransferase produces MAKKKILIRIGSLRHGGAEKVLVTFLKNLPPDKYEIDLLLNLYSGKYLADVPDFVNILHLNKGEMITTNRPQDLPEKLFRKLYQGFLKTFPKVLYKTILKGKKYDIEFAAIHGMRDEILNSPLKSSKKIVWIHNDLRKTHFHKYDDAEIRKFFGFDKILVISDHIKQDFESVAENDVEKQKICRIYNPLDTLEILKKAAEPLEPAKDNLPLFVSVGTVFPQKGFDRLLKAQRRLLDEGFGFKVKIIGDGYDFENIKKLRNDLKLDDHAEMTGFSDNPYPHIKAADFFVLSSRYEGFPTVLFEAITLKKNIIATDVSGVREMLCDGQLGLIMENSEDGIYTGMKTALLNPEKFRDYQRNLGNYEIPFSLEKSVEKIIGIIDGL; encoded by the coding sequence GTGGCGAAAAAGAAAATCCTTATCCGAATCGGTTCGCTGCGGCACGGTGGCGCAGAAAAAGTGCTGGTGACTTTTCTTAAAAATCTGCCGCCTGATAAATATGAGATTGACCTTTTGCTCAATCTTTATTCGGGGAAATATTTGGCTGATGTGCCTGATTTCGTGAATATTCTGCACCTGAACAAAGGCGAAATGATTACCACAAACCGTCCTCAGGATTTGCCGGAAAAACTCTTCCGTAAGTTGTATCAGGGATTTTTAAAAACATTCCCTAAGGTTCTTTATAAAACTATTTTAAAAGGTAAAAAATACGATATCGAGTTCGCGGCGATACACGGGATGCGCGACGAAATCCTCAATTCACCTTTGAAATCTTCAAAAAAAATTGTCTGGATTCATAATGATTTGCGAAAAACGCACTTTCACAAATACGACGATGCAGAAATACGTAAGTTTTTCGGTTTCGATAAAATTCTGGTGATTTCAGATCATATCAAACAGGACTTTGAAAGTGTGGCCGAAAACGATGTTGAAAAGCAGAAAATCTGTCGGATCTACAACCCGCTCGACACATTAGAAATCCTGAAGAAAGCGGCTGAGCCTTTAGAACCCGCCAAAGACAACCTGCCGCTATTCGTTTCTGTTGGTACTGTTTTTCCGCAAAAAGGATTCGACAGGCTTCTGAAAGCTCAGCGGAGATTGCTGGACGAAGGTTTTGGTTTTAAAGTGAAGATCATCGGCGACGGTTACGATTTTGAGAATATCAAAAAACTTAGAAATGACCTTAAATTAGATGATCATGCAGAAATGACAGGCTTTAGCGACAATCCGTATCCGCACATCAAGGCAGCTGATTTTTTTGTGTTAAGCTCCAGGTATGAAGGTTTCCCGACCGTCTTGTTTGAGGCCATTACTTTAAAAAAGAACATCATCGCCACTGATGTTTCGGGCGTTCGAGAAATGCTGTGTGACGGGCAACTCGGACTGATCATGGAAAATTCTGAAGACGGAATTTATACGGGAATGAAAACGGCATTGCTGAATCCTGAAAAATTCCGTGATTATCAACGAAACCTCGGAAACT